From Staphylococcus sp. M0911, a single genomic window includes:
- a CDS encoding short chain dehydrogenase, with translation MKVIVIGASGTIGSKVAEKLKENHHEVIEVGSQSGDYQLDITSPEQIEKMYKNIDNIDAVVSATGGATFKALSEISLEENNVAIQGKLLGQINLVLIGQHYLNENGSFTLTSGIMMDDPIKLGSSAAMANGGIAGFVTSAAVELKHGLRINNVSPNVVEEALDKYGEFFKGFTAVPADKVANAFVKSVEGAQTGQTYRVY, from the coding sequence ATGAAGGTTATTGTTATTGGTGCAAGTGGAACGATTGGTAGTAAAGTAGCAGAAAAACTAAAAGAAAATCATCATGAAGTGATTGAAGTAGGAAGTCAATCTGGTGACTATCAGTTGGATATTACGTCTCCAGAACAAATCGAAAAAATGTATAAAAATATTGATAATATTGATGCAGTTGTCAGTGCAACAGGCGGCGCTACATTCAAAGCGTTGTCTGAGATTAGCTTAGAAGAAAATAATGTAGCGATTCAAGGTAAGTTATTGGGCCAAATCAATTTAGTATTAATTGGTCAACATTATTTAAATGAAAATGGCAGTTTTACGTTAACATCAGGTATTATGATGGACGATCCTATAAAACTAGGATCTTCAGCAGCAATGGCTAATGGCGGTATCGCAGGTTTTGTGACTTCAGCTGCTGTAGAATTAAAACATGGTTTAAGAATTAATAATGTTAGTCCTAATGTAGTTGAAGAAGCATTAGATAAGTATGGAGAATTCTTTAAAGGTTTTACAGCAGTACCTGCCGATAAAGTAGCTAATGCATTTGTTAAAAGTGTAGAAGGTGCACAAACAGGGCAAACGTATCGAGTGTATTGA
- a CDS encoding YSIRK-type signal peptide-containing protein (The YSIRK form of extended signal peptide directs nascent proteins to the cross-wall site, while signal peptides lacking YSIRK direct proteins instead to the cell pole. A large fraction of YSIRK proteins are surface proteins anchored by sortase-mediated processing of a C-terminal LPXTG motif.): protein MKNNNSKRQFSIRKITIGVVSIVAGITFFISEHDVQAAEQQSSHLSQESVYTQSKPSDQEANVSSKESEIDKNINKVDDAQSYSQQNEQQSSKAESKEIQNSTQAEQVEKQEQPASNQTANQSSKESSINNQESHNKQQLSDDKTSNIKPEKIEKADDHKRIQDQYQDKNKQVNNNQSNHSQLNQKENPDSSNNKQQKQRLDVKPQNDNQQLQSRNDVKEKLDNQPIEQTDTKQQSNNKSKDNTTSVKSHSQQHKPHSLKTQSHSTPGQKVNTNISTNPTQQQTTNQNIKPKNTDEATVKSNQYKNKYPVVLVHGFLGLVGDNAPALYPNYWGGTKFPVKKRLEKLGYDVHEASVGAFSSNYDRAVELYHYIKGGKVDYGAAHAAKTGHDRYGKVYQGIMPDWEPGKKLHLIGHSMGGQTIRLLEHFLRHGNQEEIDYQKAHGGEISPLFTGGKDNMISSITTLATPHNGTPAADKLGNTDFVKGVFNRIGRLSGNKYSHIDLGFSQWGFKQRPDESYIDYVKRVANSKIWKTQDSAVYDLTTEGSEKLNQMTSLNPNIVYTSYTGLDTHTGPLGNENPNIRQFFLFDLTSRLIGRDDNVNVRKNDGIVPVSSSLFPTNQAAKTVGMTSPSTDKGIWQVKPVMNGWDHLDFVGLDATDYKRIGEELSQFYLGIINNLIRIEEIDGIKH, encoded by the coding sequence TTGAAAAATAATAATTCTAAAAGACAGTTTAGTATTCGAAAAATTACAATAGGTGTTGTATCAATTGTAGCTGGTATTACATTTTTTATTTCAGAACATGACGTTCAAGCTGCTGAGCAACAATCCTCCCACTTATCACAAGAATCAGTTTATACTCAATCCAAACCTTCCGATCAAGAAGCTAATGTGTCTTCAAAAGAATCGGAAATCGACAAAAATATTAATAAAGTAGACGACGCGCAGTCTTATTCTCAACAAAATGAGCAACAATCCTCAAAAGCCGAAAGTAAGGAAATACAGAATTCAACACAAGCAGAACAAGTTGAAAAACAGGAACAACCTGCTTCTAATCAGACGGCTAATCAGTCTTCAAAAGAGTCCTCCATTAATAATCAGGAAAGTCATAACAAACAGCAACTTAGTGATGACAAAACTTCTAATATCAAACCAGAAAAAATTGAAAAAGCAGATGATCATAAGCGTATTCAAGATCAGTATCAAGATAAAAACAAGCAGGTTAATAATAATCAATCTAACCATTCGCAATTAAACCAAAAAGAAAACCCTGATTCATCAAATAATAAACAACAAAAGCAACGTCTAGATGTTAAACCACAAAACGATAACCAACAATTACAATCTCGAAATGATGTAAAAGAAAAATTAGATAACCAGCCAATTGAGCAAACAGATACCAAGCAGCAAAGTAACAATAAAAGCAAAGACAACACAACTTCTGTAAAGTCACACAGCCAACAACATAAACCGCATTCATTAAAGACCCAATCCCATTCAACTCCAGGTCAAAAAGTTAACACAAATATTTCTACTAACCCAACACAACAGCAAACTACAAATCAGAATATTAAACCTAAAAATACAGATGAAGCTACTGTCAAAAGTAATCAATATAAAAATAAATATCCAGTAGTACTAGTGCATGGATTTTTAGGATTAGTGGGTGACAATGCACCAGCTTTGTATCCTAATTATTGGGGCGGTACAAAATTCCCAGTTAAGAAACGATTAGAGAAGCTAGGTTATGACGTGCATGAAGCGAGTGTCGGTGCTTTTAGTAGTAACTATGACCGCGCTGTAGAACTGTATCATTATATTAAAGGTGGAAAAGTAGATTATGGTGCAGCACATGCTGCTAAAACGGGGCATGATAGATACGGTAAAGTTTATCAAGGGATTATGCCAGATTGGGAGCCAGGTAAAAAGCTTCACTTAATAGGTCACAGTATGGGCGGTCAAACGATACGTCTGCTTGAGCATTTTTTAAGACATGGTAATCAGGAAGAAATAGATTATCAAAAAGCACATGGTGGTGAGATTTCTCCTTTATTTACAGGTGGGAAAGATAATATGATTTCATCAATCACAACTTTAGCGACACCACATAATGGCACACCAGCTGCAGATAAACTTGGGAATACTGATTTTGTAAAAGGTGTATTTAATAGAATAGGACGTTTAAGTGGAAATAAATATTCTCATATTGATCTCGGATTTTCACAATGGGGATTCAAACAACGTCCAGATGAAAGTTACATTGATTATGTGAAACGAGTTGCAAATAGTAAGATTTGGAAGACTCAAGATAGTGCAGTCTATGATTTGACGACTGAAGGTTCTGAGAAGCTAAATCAGATGACATCACTTAATCCTAATATTGTTTATACATCTTATACGGGACTAGATACACATACAGGACCACTAGGTAATGAGAATCCTAATATTAGACAATTTTTCTTATTTGATTTAACAAGTAGGTTAATAGGTAGAGATGATAATGTAAATGTAAGGAAAAATGATGGTATTGTGCCAGTGTCGTCTTCATTATTTCCTACAAATCAAGCCGCTAAGACGGTAGGGATGACTTCTCCATCTACAGATAAAGGTATTTGGCAAGTCAAACCAGTGATGAACGGTTGGGATCATTTAGATTTTGTCGGATTAGATGCAACAGATTATAAACGTATAGGTGAAGAATTAAGTCAATTTTATTTAGGAATTATCAATAATTTAATTAGAATTG
- a CDS encoding SDR family NAD(P)-dependent oxidoreductase: protein MRQKVLITGANKGIGFETAKQLGDKGWTILLGARNEERGRAAVKTLENKGITAEWIQIDLNNIDTIHAAADYIATQHSDLKALINNAGISGNMNASPLDVELDELKELANVNFFGNFEMIKTFTPILAKNHGRILNLTIPLNPNSFFQPFSYIATKSPLNSMIKLFGRHFKKNKIPVEIFGVMPGGITTDLNNHQKGFLMRSVNEGAQSIVKVLTDNHNHNGKILLRLMPFKIFK, encoded by the coding sequence ATGAGACAAAAAGTATTAATAACTGGCGCAAATAAGGGAATTGGTTTTGAAACGGCAAAACAACTAGGTGACAAAGGATGGACGATATTATTAGGTGCACGTAATGAAGAAAGAGGTCGTGCTGCCGTTAAGACACTCGAAAATAAAGGTATAACAGCTGAATGGATACAAATTGATTTAAATAATATTGATACCATACATGCAGCTGCTGATTATATAGCAACACAACATTCTGATTTGAAAGCATTGATTAATAATGCGGGTATTTCAGGCAATATGAACGCATCACCACTGGATGTTGAACTTGATGAATTAAAGGAACTGGCAAATGTCAATTTCTTTGGTAATTTCGAAATGATTAAGACATTTACACCTATTTTGGCTAAAAATCACGGCAGAATATTAAATTTAACGATACCTTTGAATCCTAATAGCTTTTTCCAGCCATTTAGTTATATTGCAACTAAATCTCCATTAAATTCGATGATTAAATTATTTGGTAGACATTTTAAGAAAAATAAAATACCGGTTGAAATATTTGGTGTCATGCCTGGAGGTATTACGACAGACCTGAATAATCATCAAAAAGGATTTTTAATGCGTTCAGTAAATGAAGGCGCACAATCCATAGTAAAAGTACTAACAGACAATCATAATCATAATGGTAAAATTTTATTAAGATTGATGCCATTTAAAATATTCAAATAA
- a CDS encoding CPBP family intramembrane glutamic endopeptidase, which translates to MTNHDEMNEQHKENQNEDLSKNQSDVLPKGNIALNILIFIGWMILAQLPIIIILTITNLSVKMDTLKATMSTVLYLIVVSVVVWLIRRYYRRHTYEHTGKFTTKDIGINIGWAVLLRIIVYAFLFLLYKVTGSAQTSNDKLLFGDMNQQATNASQLAQVFPFIIFVITISFIAPYLEELIYRGIFKETLFKKTSFWLPFIISSIVFGSQHGINNIISFIMYTSMGMVFYLAYSRRGNIKDSMMVHMIHNSIIGIAILVGYFYIMFK; encoded by the coding sequence ATGACTAATCATGATGAAATGAATGAACAACATAAGGAAAATCAGAATGAAGATTTATCAAAAAATCAAAGCGATGTTTTACCGAAAGGAAATATAGCATTAAATATCCTCATTTTTATAGGTTGGATGATTCTAGCGCAATTACCTATTATTATCATACTTACGATTACAAATTTATCGGTTAAAATGGACACTTTGAAAGCTACAATGTCCACCGTCTTATATCTCATTGTTGTATCAGTAGTGGTTTGGTTAATTAGACGGTACTATAGACGGCATACTTATGAACATACGGGCAAATTTACGACGAAAGATATTGGTATTAATATAGGGTGGGCAGTCTTACTTCGTATTATTGTCTATGCATTTTTGTTCCTTTTATACAAAGTCACAGGGTCTGCTCAAACAAGTAACGATAAGCTATTGTTTGGTGATATGAATCAACAAGCAACAAATGCAAGCCAACTTGCACAAGTATTTCCTTTTATCATTTTTGTAATTACCATCAGTTTTATTGCACCATATCTTGAAGAACTTATATATCGAGGTATATTCAAAGAGACTTTATTTAAAAAGACCTCATTTTGGTTACCGTTCATTATTTCTTCAATCGTTTTTGGTTCACAACACGGTATTAATAATATTATTTCATTTATTATGTATACATCAATGGGTATGGTGTTTTATCTTGCCTACTCACGTAGAGGTAATATCAAAGATAGTATGATGGTTCATATGATTCATAATAGTATTATTGGAATAGCCATTTTAGTAGGATATTTTTATATAATGTTCAAATAA